The following coding sequences lie in one Maribacter forsetii DSM 18668 genomic window:
- a CDS encoding DUF58 domain-containing protein, with amino-acid sequence MKKVFKNIFLQKRFFLALTVIILCFLISYIFENVSFVAKLLFYIFLALTSVDIILLFLSKGTIIAYRIVPDKLSNGDENKIEIKVTNQYLFTSHVNIIDELPFQFQKRDFNFHSVLKSGEQKFYNYNVRPVERGVYSFGNLNVFATSPIGFLAKKYTFDQDKEVPVYPSFLQLRKYDLLAFSNRLFEFGIKKIRRIGHTMEFEQIKDYIQGDDIRNINWKATAKRGQLMVNQFQDEKSQPIYSIIDKGRVMKMPFKSLSLLDYAINATLVISNIALKKNDKAGMFSFSNKIENRVVAERRSSQMNLILETLYNLETNFVESDFSRLYIDTKRHLPQRSLLLLYTNFETLDALHRQLPYLQAIAKQHLLVVIFFENTELFSFAQEKPNSTLEVYEQAIAEKFIYEKQLVVNELRKYGIQTILTKPEDLTINTINKYLEIKAKGLL; translated from the coding sequence GTGAAAAAGGTTTTCAAAAATATATTTCTTCAAAAAAGATTCTTTCTGGCTTTGACAGTAATCATCTTGTGCTTTTTAATATCCTATATTTTTGAAAATGTATCTTTTGTAGCCAAACTTCTCTTTTATATATTTTTAGCACTTACAAGTGTAGACATTATTCTTTTATTTTTATCTAAAGGAACCATAATTGCCTATAGAATTGTACCTGACAAACTTTCTAATGGTGATGAAAATAAGATTGAAATCAAGGTCACTAATCAATACCTATTTACAAGCCATGTAAACATCATAGATGAACTTCCTTTCCAATTTCAAAAACGCGATTTTAATTTTCATAGCGTATTAAAATCTGGAGAACAAAAGTTTTATAATTACAATGTAAGACCTGTTGAACGTGGAGTTTATAGTTTTGGAAATTTAAACGTATTCGCTACATCCCCCATTGGTTTTTTGGCCAAGAAATATACATTTGACCAAGATAAAGAAGTACCTGTTTATCCATCCTTTTTACAACTTCGTAAATATGACCTTTTAGCTTTTAGCAATCGCTTATTTGAATTCGGAATTAAAAAAATTCGCCGTATTGGCCATACGATGGAGTTTGAACAAATTAAAGATTACATACAAGGTGATGATATTCGTAATATAAATTGGAAGGCAACGGCAAAAAGAGGTCAGTTGATGGTCAACCAATTTCAAGACGAAAAATCCCAACCTATTTATTCTATTATAGACAAAGGTAGAGTAATGAAAATGCCTTTTAAGTCCCTTAGCTTATTAGATTATGCCATCAACGCCACTTTGGTCATAAGCAATATTGCACTTAAAAAGAATGATAAAGCTGGTATGTTTTCTTTTAGCAATAAAATTGAAAACAGGGTTGTTGCTGAACGCAGAAGTTCTCAAATGAACCTTATTCTTGAAACACTATATAATCTGGAGACTAATTTTGTTGAGAGTGATTTTAGTAGATTGTACATTGACACAAAAAGACATTTACCTCAAAGAAGCCTGCTATTATTATACACTAATTTTGAAACCCTAGATGCTTTACATCGTCAATTACCTTATTTACAAGCAATAGCCAAACAACATTTATTGGTGGTCATTTTCTTTGAGAATACAGAGTTATTTTCTTTTGCACAAGAGAAACCAAATAGTACTCTTGAAGTTTACGAACAAGCTATTGCAGAGAAATTCATCTATGAAAAACAATTAGTAGTAAATGAACTAAGAAAGTATGGTATACAGACTATTTTAACCAAACCTGAGGATTTAACCATTAATACAATTAATAAATACTTAGAAATAAAAGCGAAGGGACTTTTATAG